Sequence from the Pseudobdellovibrionaceae bacterium genome:
GAATTAAGACATAAACTCACCCAACAAACTCGCAATTATTTATCCAATCAAGGGTTTTTAGAAATAGAAACTCCTATTTTATACAAAAGCACTCCCGAGGGGGCTCGTGATTATTTGGTGCCTTCTCGTGTGCATAATGGAAGTTTTTATGCTTTGCCACAAAGCCCGCAAACTTTAAAACAGTTATTAATGATTGGAAATTTTGATAAATACTTTCAAATAGCTAGGTGCTTTAGAGACGAAGACTTAAGGGCAGACCGCCAACCCGAATTTAGCCAAATTGATATAGAAATGAGTTTTGTAGATGAAGAAGATATTTATCAGTTATCCCACCAGTTATTAGAAACTATTTGGAAAGAAATTAAAGGGGTTAAAAGTATTGATTTTCCCTCTATGTCTTACTTAGAAGCTATGAATCGCTTTGGCTGTGATAAGCCAGATTTGCGAATTCCTTGGGAGCTAAAAGATTTATCAGAAGAGGTAGGGGGCAGCGAATTTATCGTGTTTCAATCGGTTTTAAAAAAGGCTGGAGTGGTAAAAGCTTTGGCTATCCCTTCTTTGGGAGGCAGTGGGCGCAGTTTTTTAGATAAGCTTACCCAGAGAGCAAAAAAGTTAGGTGGTAGTGGATTACTATGGATTAAATCGGATTCGGATAAATTAACTTCTCCCATGGCAAAATTTTTTACTCCACAGGCTTTGCAAAATATTTTTGCAAAAGCTGGAGGTAGCAAGGGAGGTTTGGTTTTAATTGTTGCCGAACAGTTTACCAAAGCTTGTGCTATTTTGTCTGATTTACGCTTACACTTAGCAGAAAAAGAAAAGGTGATAGACACTAATGAAGATCGTTTTTTATGGGTAAAAGATTTTCCTTTATTTGATTATTCTGAAGAAGAGAAAAGGTTGGTATCTTGCCACC
This genomic interval carries:
- the aspS gene encoding aspartate--tRNA ligase codes for the protein MQFFSQESQKNITLQRSCLIKDINKASLNQSITIMGWVNVRRDLGTIVFLEMRDRTGKVQVVCDLSNPQQKLVKNIRKEFVLAITGKLVQRDKATINEQILNGKIELVCKEIHVLSESKTPAFDWEDESVGDALRLQYRYLDLRSNKLQKTLELRHKLTQQTRNYLSNQGFLEIETPILYKSTPEGARDYLVPSRVHNGSFYALPQSPQTLKQLLMIGNFDKYFQIARCFRDEDLRADRQPEFSQIDIEMSFVDEEDIYQLSHQLLETIWKEIKGVKSIDFPSMSYLEAMNRFGCDKPDLRIPWELKDLSEEVGGSEFIVFQSVLKKAGVVKALAIPSLGGSGRSFLDKLTQRAKKLGGSGLLWIKSDSDKLTSPMAKFFTPQALQNIFAKAGGSKGGLVLIVAEQFTKACAILSDLRLHLAEKEKVIDTNEDRFLWVKDFPLFDYSEEEKRLVSCHHPFTAPCVKDIPHLLSAKGDYKNMLSRSYDVVCNGYELASGSVRIHQSNVQQAIFSRLGFSDEEIKNRFGFFVEALNYGTPPHAGIAFGLERLVMILTKTSSIRDVVAFPKTAQATELMSSSPSVVAQQQLQDLGIKIKK